Proteins encoded in a region of the Balaenoptera musculus isolate JJ_BM4_2016_0621 chromosome 5, mBalMus1.pri.v3, whole genome shotgun sequence genome:
- the TMEM271 gene encoding transmembrane protein 271, with product MKWSVRGACAALSSCLLLACALSAAAVGLKCFSLGSELRGEPFRLGAAAGAFYSGLLLAAGLSLLGAALLCCGPRDAPLAGPGPGPGLGVPAAPAGAPEAAPGEPGSAAGPSGRVNSQNLLLLGVLVFMLGVLSAFAGAVIDGDTVSLVERKYSHYCLPPRAPAAAPGPAAGTAAAAPGAPRARGTLDSATSAKCRQLKDYQRGLVLSTVFNSLECLLGLLSLLLVKNYKSSQARRGRRGRRKGGRALARPRGGPGFRAQPPGSRARRGRRGRRGRRLQQRPSEASILSPEESDFAAPGDCAGFAARHAVSYINVGVFHAFDEAGVEVCCGGHPSVELPGYAPSDPDLNASYPYCCRPPCEAARPWEPSRAC from the coding sequence ATGAAGTGGAGCGTCCGCGGGGCCTGCGCCGCgctctcctcctgcctcctgctcGCCTGCGCGCTCAGTGCCGCCGCCGTCGGCCTCAAGTGCTTCTCGCTGGGCTCGGAGCTGCGCGGGGAGCCGTTCCGGCTGGGGGCGGCCGCCGGCGCCTTCTACTCGGGGCTGCTGCTGGCCGCCGGCCTCTCGCTGCTCGGCGCCGCCCTGCTCTGCTGCGGGCCCCGGGACGCCCCCCtcgcggggccggggccgggcccGGGGCTCGGGGTCCCCGCGGCCCCAGCGGGGGCTCCGGAGGCTGCGCCGGGCGAGCCGGGGAGCGCAGCCGGGCCCTCGGGGCGGGTGAACAGCCAGAACCTGCTCCTGCTCGGCGTTCTCGTCTTCATGCTCGGGGTCCTCAGCGCCTTCGCGGGCGCCGTGATCGACGGCGACACCGTGTCCCTAGTGGAACGCAAGTACTCCCACTACTGCCTGCCCCCGCGCGCGCCGGCCGCGGCCCCTGGCCCGGCCGCGGGCACTGCGGCCGCGGCCCCCGGCGCGCCGCGCGCCCGCGGCACCCTGGACAGCGCCACGTCCGCCAAGTGCCGCCAGCTGAAGGACTACCAGCGCGGCCTGGTGCTTTCCACCGTCTTCAACTCGCTCGAGTGCCTCCTGGGCCTGCTCAGCCTCCTGCTGGTCAAGAACTACAAGTCCTCGCAGGCCCGGCGCGGCCGGCGCGGCCGGCGGAAGGGAGGCCGGGCCCTGGCGCGGCCCCGCGGCGGCCCGGGGTTCCGTGCGCAGCCGCCAGGCTCCCGGGCGCGGCGGGGCCGACGGGGCCGGCGGGGGCGGAGGCTGCAGCAGCGGCCGAGCGAGGCTTCCATCCTGTCCCCGGAGGAGTCGGACTTCGCCGCCCCGGGGGACTGCGCGGGCTTCGCGGCGCGCCACGCGGTCTCCTACATCAACGTGGGCGTCTTCCACGCGTTTGACGAGGCGGGCGTGGAGGTGTGCTGCGGGGGGCACCCGTCTGTGGAGCTGCCGGGGTACGCGCCCTCGGACCCCGACCTCAACGCCTCCTACCCCTACTGCTGCCGGCCGCCCTGCGAGGCGGCGCGCCCCTGGGAGCCGAGCCGGGCCTGCTGA